In one Haemophilus parainfluenzae genomic region, the following are encoded:
- the nrfE gene encoding heme lyase NrfEFG subunit NrfE: protein MLPELGFLSLLFATTAALLLSIVPQIGIWRNKPTLTNTAWGLSYCFGIFTSVSIGILAYSFATDDFTLEYVAAHSNSQLPTFFKVAATWGGHEGSILFWLFTLSLWLVAFAFFSRKNDRSFSAQTLSLLGLICLGFAIFILFYSNPFGRAFPAPAEGRDLNPMLQDIGLIFHPPLLYVGYVGFAVNFAMSISALIFNRSAQAIARAMRAWVLVSWLFLTLGIVLGAWWAYYELGWGGWWFWDPVENASLMPWLLGLALLHSLMVTEKQGMFSYWTTLFSLLAFAFSVLGTFIVRSGALTSVHAFALDSSRGYVLLLIFFLLTVGSLSLFALRTNTNESAVKFPLISKTGAILGLNIVLTVATVSTFLGTFYPMLFQAMNWGSISVGAPYFNSIFLPLLTLVLFAMAGTLCLGWFKADKKHFFKRLLLLIPAAVMAYGMIWNALQNDSALRFHFFAYVLLTLAIWVLFVTLWQNWAKVRLAYFGMILAHCGVAIATMGAVMSSYFGSELGVRLAPQQSQQLGQFEFHYDRFSNEIGPNFTAEVAFFNVSKQGKPYAEIVPERRYYDVRTMTMSEVGLDAGLWGDLYIVMGDNLGKGEFTFRLHYKPLIRWLWLGGILMALGALCSAINLKRKRDE, encoded by the coding sequence ATGCTTCCCGAACTCGGATTTCTCTCATTACTCTTCGCCACCACTGCAGCGCTCTTACTTTCCATCGTGCCGCAAATTGGTATTTGGCGAAATAAACCCACTCTCACCAATACAGCTTGGGGATTAAGCTATTGCTTCGGTATTTTTACAAGCGTATCCATCGGTATTCTCGCCTACTCTTTTGCGACAGATGATTTCACATTGGAATACGTCGCGGCGCATTCTAATTCTCAACTACCGACATTTTTCAAAGTGGCCGCCACTTGGGGCGGGCATGAAGGCTCCATTTTATTTTGGCTTTTCACATTAAGTCTTTGGTTGGTGGCTTTTGCTTTTTTCTCTCGCAAAAATGACCGCTCTTTTTCTGCTCAAACCCTCTCTTTACTCGGCTTAATTTGTCTTGGGTTTGCTATTTTCATTTTGTTCTACTCCAATCCATTTGGACGTGCATTCCCTGCCCCAGCAGAAGGGCGAGATCTCAACCCAATGCTGCAAGATATCGGCTTAATTTTCCACCCGCCGCTTTTATATGTGGGTTATGTGGGCTTTGCCGTTAACTTTGCCATGTCCATTTCAGCTTTAATCTTTAATCGTTCTGCACAAGCAATTGCGCGTGCAATGCGAGCTTGGGTTCTCGTTTCTTGGTTATTCTTAACATTAGGGATCGTGCTCGGTGCATGGTGGGCATATTACGAATTAGGCTGGGGCGGCTGGTGGTTCTGGGACCCAGTAGAAAATGCTTCACTTATGCCATGGTTATTGGGACTCGCACTTTTACACAGTTTGATGGTGACTGAAAAGCAAGGCATGTTTAGCTACTGGACAACACTCTTTTCCCTACTCGCTTTTGCATTCAGTGTATTAGGCACATTTATTGTCCGTTCAGGCGCATTAACTTCCGTGCACGCCTTTGCTTTAGATAGTTCCCGTGGTTATGTGTTATTGCTCATTTTCTTCTTACTGACTGTCGGCTCGCTCAGCTTATTTGCGCTACGCACAAATACCAACGAAAGTGCGGTCAAATTTCCACTCATTTCTAAAACTGGGGCGATTTTAGGTTTAAACATCGTATTGACCGTGGCCACCGTCAGCACATTCTTAGGCACTTTCTATCCAATGCTATTCCAAGCCATGAATTGGGGCAGTATTTCCGTAGGAGCCCCTTACTTTAATAGTATTTTCTTACCCTTGCTTACGTTAGTGCTTTTTGCCATGGCGGGCACTCTTTGCTTAGGCTGGTTTAAAGCCGATAAGAAACACTTTTTCAAACGCTTGTTATTACTCATTCCTGCAGCAGTGATGGCTTATGGCATGATTTGGAATGCGTTGCAAAATGACAGTGCGTTACGTTTCCATTTCTTCGCTTATGTGTTGCTCACCCTCGCTATTTGGGTATTATTCGTCACCTTATGGCAAAATTGGGCAAAAGTCAGACTTGCCTATTTCGGGATGATTCTCGCACACTGTGGCGTGGCTATTGCGACAATGGGCGCCGTGATGAGTAGTTACTTTGGCAGTGAATTAGGTGTTAGACTTGCACCACAACAAAGCCAGCAATTAGGTCAATTTGAATTCCATTATGATCGTTTTTCCAATGAAATTGGGCCAAACTTTACCGCCGAAGTTGCTTTCTTTAACGTGTCAAAACAAGGCAAACCTTACGCTGAAATTGTACCAGAACGCCGCTATTACGACGTTCGTACCATGACCATGAGTGAAGTGGGTTTAGATGCTGGTCTTTGGGGCGATTTATATATTGTGATGGGCGATAACTTAGGCAAAGGTGAGTTCACATTCCGCTTACATTACAAACCACTTATTCGCTGGTTATGGCTCGGAGGCATTTTAATGGCACTTGGCGCATTATGTTCAGCCATCAATTTGAAGAGAAAACGCGATGAATAA
- the nrfC gene encoding cytochrome c nitrite reductase Fe-S protein: protein MTACSRRNFVSGMGALILMTGTSVTSLAKEEKADKPKRYAMVHDETACIGCTACMDACRETNHVPEGVSRLEILRSEPYGEFPNQEYEFFRQSCQHCTNAPCVAVCPTGASFIDPETGIVDVHKDLCVGCQYCVAVCPYRVRFIHPVHRTADKCNFCRDTNLAAGKQPACVEACPTKALTFGDMNDPSSAVSRKVKENPVYRTKVELGTQPNLYHIPFQHGEPRR from the coding sequence ATGACAGCTTGTTCACGCCGAAACTTTGTTTCCGGCATGGGGGCACTAATCCTTATGACGGGGACATCAGTTACCTCTTTAGCGAAAGAGGAAAAGGCGGATAAACCGAAACGCTATGCAATGGTACACGACGAAACAGCTTGTATCGGCTGTACCGCTTGTATGGATGCTTGTCGTGAAACAAACCACGTTCCTGAAGGCGTTTCACGTTTGGAAATTCTCCGTAGCGAACCTTATGGCGAATTCCCAAATCAAGAATACGAGTTTTTCCGTCAATCTTGCCAACATTGTACAAACGCCCCTTGTGTGGCTGTTTGTCCAACCGGTGCATCATTTATTGATCCTGAAACAGGTATCGTCGATGTGCATAAAGATCTTTGTGTAGGTTGCCAATACTGTGTTGCAGTTTGTCCTTACCGCGTACGTTTCATTCACCCAGTACACCGTACTGCGGATAAATGTAACTTCTGTCGCGATACAAACCTAGCAGCTGGCAAACAACCTGCTTGTGTAGAAGCTTGTCCAACCAAAGCATTAACCTTTGGCGATATGAATGATCCAAGCAGTGCAGTTTCCCGCAAAGTGAAAGAAAATCCGGTTTATCGCACTAAAGTGGAATTAGGTACTCAACCAAATCTTTACCATATTCCATTCCAACACGGGGAGCCAAGAAGATGA
- the nrfD gene encoding cytochrome c nitrite reductase subunit NrfD, which yields MTLDYPVPFHTPNLVWDSTIAIYLFLLGISSGAVQLAIAYKRSHKLENPSKNWIIRAAAVLGSVPTLIGLTLLIFHLARPWTFWKLMFNYQFNSVMSMGVMLFQVYMLFLVCWCAVIFKEDIMAFIQRFMPKLGFVGKIINVLERLTGPVEVILFILAAVLGAYTGFLLSALISYPMLNNPVLPALFLASGTSSGIAATFLFILIAGKLKGDSHESHFIHKFEVPIMVTELGLLICFFVGLHFGGGQKVVALHNALSGFWGAVFWIGVFLIGILIPLFANLAVKDNLKYNKNFIILVSIFDLIGVLCLRYFILYAGQLTVA from the coding sequence ATGACATTAGATTATCCTGTTCCGTTTCACACACCTAATTTGGTGTGGGATTCAACAATCGCTATCTATTTGTTCTTACTTGGTATTTCTTCCGGTGCGGTACAATTAGCGATTGCTTATAAACGTAGTCACAAATTAGAAAATCCTAGCAAAAACTGGATTATCCGAGCGGCCGCCGTTTTAGGTTCTGTGCCAACATTAATTGGTTTAACCCTGTTAATTTTCCACTTGGCACGTCCTTGGACATTCTGGAAATTGATGTTTAACTATCAATTCAACTCTGTAATGTCTATGGGGGTAATGTTATTCCAAGTTTATATGCTGTTCTTGGTATGTTGGTGTGCGGTTATCTTCAAAGAAGATATCATGGCGTTCATTCAACGTTTTATGCCAAAACTTGGCTTCGTCGGTAAAATTATCAATGTATTAGAACGTTTAACTGGTCCTGTAGAAGTTATTCTCTTCATCTTAGCCGCTGTGCTAGGGGCTTATACCGGTTTCTTACTTTCAGCATTGATCAGTTACCCAATGTTAAATAACCCTGTTCTACCAGCGTTATTCTTGGCTTCAGGTACCTCTTCAGGTATCGCTGCAACCTTCTTATTTATCCTCATTGCAGGTAAATTAAAAGGTGATAGCCATGAATCACACTTCATTCACAAATTTGAAGTGCCAATTATGGTAACTGAACTTGGTTTATTAATCTGTTTCTTTGTTGGTCTACACTTCGGTGGTGGTCAGAAAGTGGTTGCATTACACAATGCTCTTTCCGGCTTCTGGGGGGCTGTGTTCTGGATTGGGGTATTCTTAATTGGTATCTTAATTCCACTATTTGCCAACCTTGCCGTAAAAGACAACTTAAAATACAACAAGAACTTTATTATCCTTGTGTCAATCTTCGACTTAATCGGGGTTCTCTGCTTACGTTACTTCATCTTGTATGCAGGACAACTTACCGTTGCGTAA